From Amphiprion ocellaris isolate individual 3 ecotype Okinawa chromosome 10, ASM2253959v1, whole genome shotgun sequence, one genomic window encodes:
- the LOC111586956 gene encoding coagulation factor XIII B chain-like yields MCVRHLAFVLLIWFPAVLHAQKAEQPCPAPQLDHGYLVLEKENQLTYACDEGYKPTAEGWWATSTCENGQWSPKPQCIEEKSCLPPTIINGNYFENPNGWYAEHRTITIKCDDGYELKGQPERIRCINGTWPPLPVCEKSPNACDGPPQIPHAVIIKQGYQEVFVENSKVVYECESGYTTDGIATETSVLCSSGNWTGIPSCHVYCLIDPANYNQDNYQVTKVQYLKEGEKKKIRCPYWPGAFSNFRCTNGRIAHTQCCEEYYIDQGRCF; encoded by the exons ATGTGTGTGAGACATCTTGCGTTTGTGCTTCTGATTTGGTTTCCAGCCGTGCTACATG CACAAAAGGCAGAACAACCGTGTCCTGCTCCTCAACTGGATCATGGTTATTTAGTGCTTGAGAAAGAAAATCAGCTCACCTACGCATGTGATGAGGGATACAAACCAACAGCAGAGGGCTGGTGGGCAACAAGCACCTGTGAAAATGGCCAGTGGTCTCCTAAACCACAGTGTATCG AAGAAAAATCCTGTCTTCCACCAACTATCATCAATGGAAATTACTTCGAAAACCCAAATGGTTGGTATGCAGAGCACCGCACCATTACGATAAAGTGTGATGACGGATATGAACTCAAAGGCCAGCCTGAAAGAATCAGATGTATAAATGGAACATGGCCCCCCTTGCCTGTTTGTGAGA AAAGTCCCAATGCTTGCGATGGGCCTCCTCAAATCCCTCATGCAGTCATCATTAAACAGGGATACCAGGAGGTGTTTGTTGAAAATTCCAAAGTGGTGTATGAATGTGAAAGCGGATATACAACCGACGGAATAGCAACTGAAACATCTGTCCTTTGCTCCTCTGGAAACTGGACTGGAATCCCATCATGCC ATGTCTACTGTCTCATTGATCCTGCCAACTATAATCAAGACAATTATCAAGTAACCAAAGTTCAATATTTgaaggaaggagagaagaagaaaatccGGTGTCCTTACTGGCCAGGCGCCTTCTCCAATTTTAGATGCACTAATGGAAGAATAGCTCATACACAAT GTTGTGAGGAATATTACATTGATCAA GGAAGGTGCTTTTAG